GTCGAAGTGGCAGGAGAAATTGCTTACCACTGTCCAAAGAAAACGGTAACGCTGATCCACTCTAGGGACAAAATCTTAAACGGAGAAGTGATTGAAAAAGCCCGTGACAGTGTCCAGTCTCAACTTCTCAACCTCGGTGTCAAACTAATCCTGGGAAAAAAGGCAGAAATCAAAGGTGATTCTGTCTCTATTGATGGTTCACAGATACCCTGTGATCATTTGATTAAAGCTACGGGTCCAAGGGCAAATCCGCCACCCTCCTCTATCAAGGGTTTGCTCAACGAACAAAGGGAAATCGTCATCAGTGCGACATTCCAAACAGTTTCAACCCCCAAAATCTATGCTATTGGGGATGTCACAAATTACCCCGAGAGAGGATTGGTTTCCCGTCACTCCTGGTTGGCAACTATTTGCCACAACTTGCAGGAAGACGTAAATGGCACATCGAACTACCGCTCTATCAAGTGGCATAAACGTAATTTCAAAGCAAATGTAGGGATAAGTGTTGGACCTGAAGGAGGAGCAGGTCAAATCGTTTTGCCATTTGGAATCTGCATCAACGCTCCTAAATTCCTGATCGTCAAAAGCAAATCAGCTACTCTTTTCTGTGGCAGGTTCAAGTCATTGTACTCTTATTACTAGGATTGAACTCTTGATAATTAATCTAGTATGAAGTATTAAAAAATAAAACCTCGAAAACTACTACATCGAACCTTCACCTGTTCTCTTCCCAATCGTATGTTCCATTTGGCCAAAGGATTATATCAAAATTGGAATAGAAAAGAGC
This window of the Komagataella phaffii GS115 chromosome 2, complete sequence genome carries:
- a CDS encoding Mitochondrial cell death effector that translocates to the nucleus in response to apoptotic stimuli, giving the protein MFQIVIVGSGFYGIALANRLQKLNANITLIANSERTIFLPSTIRLPFNKDASRVEVLVKDVLNSNVELIVDQVLNIDEERIELKSNHSIAYDRLVIATGAEWDDPICPDKFLQYGIETYANELSAKIEKARNIVIVGGGIVGVEVAGEIAYHCPKKTVTLIHSRDKILNGEVIEKARDSVQSQLLNLGVKLILGKKAEIKGDSVSIDGSQIPCDHLIKATGPRANPPPSSIKGLLNEQREIVISATFQTVSTPKIYAIGDVTNYPERGLVSRHSWLATICHNLQEDVNGTSNYRSIKWHKRNFKANVGISVGPEGGAGQIVLPFGICINAPKFLIVKSKSATLFCGRFKSLYSYY